The DNA region CAAACGTAGTTATTGTGATAACATTTGATAAGTTCCTGTCATGTAGCTAAAATATATGTCAAGGGATAAAAGTACAAGGAATTCACTGCAGAATTTACCaggagaaaaaaatatactactACTACAAACAATTTCTTGTAGCTGCTAGTTTTATTCATAGAAAGTAATTTCACAACTCTAGAATCTATCTCCACAATGCACCTTCTTGTTATTCTTGCTCACATGGTATAGCCATTTAAACCCTTTAATTGCCTCAGAAATTCTCACAAAATTAGCCCTTCCCATTCCCAAATTCTTTTTTCCAGCTGATAAATTTAGTGCCTGTAAGCAACACAACTGCTCAATGTGCTCATTTATATGTTCTTCTTTTACATAGCTCCTCATCTTCTTCTTGCTATTActattctctcttttttcattGTTCTTTATAGAGTCCATTTCATACTTTTCCCATAACAAATCCATTCCTTCGCCAGTGCTGTCACTAGCATTGTGCCTTTCCTCATAAAACTTGCATGCCAATGTCCTTTTCCAATCTTTTGCTTTGTGGATCTTTTTGCGCTTTGGCTCAGTTTTCTTCTCTTCAACAGTACCACTCCATGCCATATTTTCAAATACATCCAGTTCTTTCAAGAAGTCTTCtaatttcttcctcttcatgGTGATCCTAGTACTCCCCATTTCAGCTGAATTTTCTCCTAATTTGTCTCTTAGATACTGATCATGATCACATATGGCTGTGCTAGAGCCATTATGATCATAACATGAAGACTCAAGAATTGAAGTTTCACTTCCCTCAGCTGATTTACAGTCCAAGAATTCAACTGGGGTCTCTACAAGAATTGGAGTTTCATTTTCCTCAGCTGATTTACAGTCCAAGAATTCAAAAGCGTGTCCTAAAAACACCATCTTGAAGACTTTAAAATCCTCCAAACAATAAAGATCCTTACTTTCATTATCACTCTGCAACCTTAATCTTTCTACTACAGGATAGTATTTAGAGAGCAAAATACTAACCTTGAGGCTTGGGTAGATGATGAGAAGGACTATACATAAAAGGGTAGTTTTAATGAGGAGAGGGGAGAGGAAAGCAAATACTAAATGAAGTATGAGAAGTAAAGAGGGTGAGAGagaatgaagggcaaaaaagaagaggaagttAGTGGAAAGACTTGAAAATTGAGGACTTGTATTAGTAGTATAACTGCAAGATAAGCACAGCtcagacatttttttttaatttcctcaACACTAGTTGGAAGATGGAGGAGAAATGGGGTAAGAATAATAAGCAAAAGAAGAATCTTGTGCTCTGTCTTTGTTATTGTGATGCTAATGTAAATGCGGCGTGAATAAAGGAAAAGGATTGACTTATCTCCAAAAAAATCTGTTTGGTTCGGtgtgcgattttttttttttttatacaaaagtgTGAAGATATTATCGATTAATCAATTAAACGTCAACTACGAATAACTATATGTAACAGTAACACTAAGTATTAACTACAGTATTAATGACTtggttaaaaaaagaaaataataaactataattagtaactcaaatacgCTAACACAAAATATTACTTATAATCGTCCGAGCGCAATGCATCATTGTTCAGCTGAATCTCATTCTCTATAAACTACGGGCAAAGATGAAATAAAGAAAAGctagcttaaaaaaaaataaagtcacGAACTAATAATCGGAGGCATCCTCATTATCCATGGGAAttttaattttgtcttctttaCCAAATAATTTGACATTTTTGTCAAAAGTTATCTAACCCCAGTTGGAATCTCTATCATTGCCCTTTGAATACTCTCCTAGTTAGGTGAATTTGATGTAAATTCTCTCTGGTTATAATCGGGCAATTTGGACGATTGTCCTCcttttgggggtggtctttagtttttgtccctcaaattctTTGTGCTTTAATTTTTGTCGCTTCGCCTAAATCGAGGGTTACGGGTTCGAAAAGcgatttaattataaaaataaaataaaaatcgagGAACCGCGTAAAGGCGGACATTTAGTTATGGCAAGGCAAGTCGCCACAAAATGCGGAACTTTAGTTATCTTAaaaaaacttatatataaatgatttttt from Lycium ferocissimum isolate CSIRO_LF1 unplaced genomic scaffold, AGI_CSIRO_Lferr_CH_V1 ctg258, whole genome shotgun sequence includes:
- the LOC132043556 gene encoding uncharacterized protein LOC132043556, with translation MVFLGHAFEFLDCKSAEENETPILVETPVEFLDCKSAEGSETSILESSCYDHNGSSTAICDHDQYLRDKLGENSAEMGSTRITMKRKKLEDFLKELDVFENMAWSGTVEEKKTEPKRKKIHKAKDWKRTLACKFYEERHNASDSTGEGMDLLWEKYEMDSIKNNEKRENSNSKKKMRSYVKEEHINEHIEQLCCLQALNLSAGKKNLGMGRANFVRISEAIKGFKWLYHVSKNNKKVHCGDRF